A single window of Pseudarthrobacter defluvii DNA harbors:
- a CDS encoding GAF and ANTAR domain-containing protein: protein MASKSIAKTDTSITEHLHELVLNSPDVEDFLTELAHVSARNLSEPGDAMLCAITLLRQRKTATIASSSQEAKSIGRLEHSFTESPSLAAITGQETVYAPDLGEDDRWPEYSKAVMAQGVRSVAAMPFRLEGETKAALLLYSCRPHRFEDRVLKFAEDFVSQTSLALRLAVRFAHYSETAANLRATLESRTVIDMAVGIIMAQNRCSQQDAFDILKTASSTRNTKLHDVAAAVVNALGQGPARTHYDG from the coding sequence GTGGCCAGCAAGTCAATAGCAAAAACCGATACATCCATTACCGAGCACCTGCATGAACTGGTGCTCAACAGCCCCGACGTTGAGGACTTCCTTACCGAGCTGGCGCATGTGTCCGCACGCAACCTCTCCGAGCCGGGCGATGCAATGCTGTGCGCCATCACCCTGCTCCGGCAGCGTAAAACGGCGACCATCGCCAGCAGTAGCCAGGAAGCAAAGTCCATCGGCAGGCTTGAGCACAGCTTCACTGAGAGCCCCAGCCTGGCAGCAATCACCGGCCAGGAGACTGTCTATGCCCCCGACCTCGGCGAGGACGACCGCTGGCCGGAATACTCCAAAGCCGTAATGGCGCAGGGGGTTCGGTCGGTCGCGGCGATGCCCTTCCGGCTGGAAGGCGAAACCAAGGCCGCACTGCTGCTGTATTCCTGCCGCCCCCACCGGTTTGAGGACCGCGTACTGAAGTTCGCCGAGGATTTCGTCAGCCAAACCTCGCTGGCGCTCCGCCTTGCGGTGCGGTTTGCGCACTACAGCGAAACAGCCGCGAACCTCCGCGCCACGCTGGAGTCCCGCACGGTCATTGATATGGCTGTCGGAATCATCATGGCCCAGAACCGGTGCAGCCAGCAGGACGCGTTCGACATCCTGAAGACTGCGTCGAGCACCCGCAACACCAAACTGCACGACGTGGCCGCTGCAGTGGTGAACGCCCTGGGCCAGGGACCTGCGCGTACACACTATGACGGTTAG
- a CDS encoding Hsp20/alpha crystallin family protein — protein MLMRTDPFRELDRLTQQVFGTTARPAAMPMDAWQEDGEFVVAFDLPGVKIDSLDLNVERNVLTVRAERQDPAQPNVELVASERPRGVFSRQLILGDTLDTEKIKASYEQGVLTLRIPVAEQAKPRKIEIQTQQGDMHQIGT, from the coding sequence ATGTTGATGCGTACTGACCCGTTCCGTGAGCTGGACCGGCTCACGCAGCAGGTCTTCGGGACCACAGCCCGCCCGGCGGCCATGCCCATGGACGCCTGGCAGGAGGATGGCGAATTCGTGGTGGCGTTCGATCTTCCCGGCGTGAAGATCGACTCCCTGGACCTGAACGTTGAGCGGAATGTCCTGACCGTCCGGGCGGAGCGCCAGGACCCTGCCCAGCCCAATGTTGAGCTGGTGGCGTCCGAGCGCCCGCGCGGTGTGTTCAGTCGCCAGCTGATCCTGGGCGACACCCTGGATACGGAGAAGATCAAGGCCAGCTACGAGCAGGGCGTCCTGACCCTGCGGATTCCGGTGGCCGAGCAGGCCAAGCCGCGCAAGATCGAGATCCAGACCCAGCAGGGCGACATGCACCAGATCGGTACCTAG
- a CDS encoding alpha/beta fold hydrolase, whose translation MAFITVGTENSTDIELYYEDHGSGQPVVLIHGYPLDGSSWEKQTAALLAAGYRVITYDRRGFGKSSKPTEGYDYDTFAADLNTLLTALDLNDVVLVGFSMGTGEVGRYLGTYGSGRVARAAFLGSLEPYLLQTDDNPDGVPQEVFDGLTEAVTADRYAFFTEFFKNFYNSETFLGTPRLSQEAVNASWNVATGGGATASVAAQPTWLTDFRQDIPKIDVPALIVHGTADNILPIDSTGRLFAKALPTAEYVEIEGAPHGLLWTHAAEVNEVLLKFLSK comes from the coding sequence ATGGCTTTCATCACCGTAGGTACTGAGAACAGCACCGACATCGAGCTCTATTACGAGGACCACGGCTCAGGCCAGCCCGTGGTGCTGATCCATGGCTACCCCCTGGACGGCTCCTCCTGGGAAAAGCAGACCGCAGCCCTCCTGGCTGCGGGCTACCGCGTCATCACGTACGACCGCCGCGGTTTCGGCAAGTCCAGCAAGCCCACCGAGGGCTACGACTACGACACCTTCGCGGCGGACCTCAACACCCTGCTTACCGCCCTGGACCTGAACGACGTGGTACTCGTCGGCTTCTCCATGGGAACCGGCGAGGTGGGCCGATACCTTGGCACCTACGGCTCCGGACGGGTGGCCCGCGCCGCGTTCCTGGGCTCGCTGGAGCCCTATCTGCTCCAAACCGATGACAACCCCGACGGCGTCCCGCAGGAGGTGTTCGACGGACTCACGGAAGCGGTCACGGCCGACCGCTATGCCTTTTTCACCGAGTTCTTCAAGAACTTCTACAACTCCGAAACGTTCCTGGGGACCCCGCGCCTGAGCCAGGAAGCGGTCAACGCCAGCTGGAACGTGGCCACGGGTGGAGGCGCCACGGCCTCCGTTGCCGCCCAGCCCACCTGGCTCACGGACTTCCGCCAGGACATCCCCAAGATCGATGTCCCGGCCCTGATCGTGCACGGCACCGCGGACAACATCCTGCCCATCGACTCCACCGGCCGCCTGTTCGCCAAGGCACTGCCCACTGCAGAATACGTGGAGATCGAAGGCGCGCCGCACGGCCTGCTGTGGACGCACGCCGCAGAAGTGAACGAAGTACTGCTGAAGTTCCTTTCGAAGTAG
- a CDS encoding ArsR/SmtB family transcription factor codes for MNADNSACSLGTDSQYVELAVEVFAMLADATRVRIILALRDGEMAVGALADVVGKSPAAVSQHLAKMRLARMVSTRQDGTRVLYRLENEHARQLVADAIFQAEHALGGEPAHHRITNHSAQRSAS; via the coding sequence ATGAATGCAGATAACAGTGCTTGCTCGCTGGGAACGGACAGCCAGTACGTGGAACTGGCCGTGGAGGTGTTCGCCATGCTCGCGGACGCCACCAGGGTTCGGATCATCCTGGCGCTGCGGGATGGCGAGATGGCGGTGGGCGCACTGGCGGACGTTGTGGGCAAGTCACCCGCCGCCGTGTCCCAGCACCTGGCGAAAATGCGCCTGGCCCGGATGGTGTCCACGCGGCAGGACGGGACGCGTGTGCTCTACCGGCTGGAAAACGAGCATGCACGGCAGCTGGTGGCGGATGCGATCTTCCAGGCCGAACACGCCCTTGGCGGAGAGCCAGCACACCACCGCATCACCAACCATTCTGCGCAAAGGAGTGCCTCATGA
- a CDS encoding phosphatase PAP2 family protein, protein MAQKSAGSAVTGEGTGRWHTFHEKFVVEERYIDPADRRRLYRTSVILAVVGLALFIATLASVVQSEGLSVADHPVHDWLLTTRSAAMTAIMIFLAVFFGPIALPIIVLVVILIWGFAAKHAWRPILLASAMLTGVIISQIVLHIVQRSRPPVDQMLFGADQTFSFPSGHVLGACDFLLVGAYLIFSRRRNPRAAVFGFIGAGIGILLAIASRLYLGYHWPTDTLASFSLSLLILGGVIALDTWRTARIPGERITGELSKAESPRE, encoded by the coding sequence TTGGCACAGAAATCAGCAGGTTCCGCTGTCACGGGAGAAGGCACCGGCAGGTGGCATACCTTCCACGAGAAGTTCGTGGTGGAGGAGCGCTACATTGACCCTGCTGACCGGCGCCGCCTCTACCGTACGTCGGTGATCCTTGCCGTGGTGGGGCTGGCCCTCTTCATCGCCACGCTGGCCAGCGTGGTGCAGTCCGAAGGGCTTTCCGTTGCAGACCATCCCGTGCACGACTGGCTCCTGACAACGCGGTCAGCAGCAATGACCGCCATCATGATTTTCCTGGCGGTGTTCTTTGGCCCCATCGCACTGCCCATCATCGTGCTGGTGGTGATCCTCATTTGGGGGTTCGCGGCCAAACACGCCTGGCGCCCCATCCTGCTGGCGTCCGCCATGCTGACCGGGGTGATCATCTCGCAGATCGTCCTGCACATCGTCCAGCGCTCACGGCCGCCGGTGGACCAGATGCTGTTCGGTGCGGACCAGACTTTTTCCTTCCCCTCCGGGCATGTGCTGGGAGCCTGCGACTTCCTGCTGGTGGGCGCCTACCTGATCTTCTCCCGGCGCAGAAACCCCCGGGCTGCCGTCTTCGGATTCATCGGCGCCGGGATCGGGATCCTCCTCGCGATCGCCAGCCGCCTGTACCTGGGCTACCACTGGCCCACCGACACCCTGGCATCGTTTTCCCTGTCGCTGCTCATCCTGGGCGGCGTCATCGCCCTGGATACCTGGCGGACAGCCAGGATCCCCGGGGAACGCATCACCGGAGAGCTGTCAAAGGCCGAATCACCCCGGGAGTGA
- a CDS encoding MerR family transcriptional regulator translates to MAEPAAGHGGRSPGSRALYAISVAAELTGTGQQNIRLYETKGLLTPSRTAGGTRQYSDDDIAVLQRIGELLEEGLNLAGVAKVLELEAANVKLHRALKRARSRPQ, encoded by the coding sequence ATGGCAGAACCTGCTGCAGGACACGGTGGCCGCTCCCCCGGCTCAAGGGCCCTGTACGCCATCTCGGTGGCGGCTGAGCTTACGGGAACCGGGCAGCAGAACATCAGGCTCTATGAGACAAAGGGCCTGCTGACTCCGTCGCGTACCGCCGGGGGCACCCGCCAGTACAGCGATGACGATATTGCGGTGCTGCAGCGGATCGGCGAACTTCTTGAAGAGGGGCTGAACCTGGCCGGCGTTGCCAAGGTACTGGAGCTGGAGGCAGCAAACGTCAAGCTTCATCGTGCCCTGAAGCGTGCCCGCTCCCGGCCCCAGTAG
- a CDS encoding adenylate kinase — MTRLLIIGPPGSGKGTQAGQIARHFGVPAVSTGDIFRNNVSRQTELGNQAARYLDGGHFVPDHLTNALVKDRLLDSDALQGFLLDGYPRTAQQSAELDAMLAAQGHALDAVIELQAPDAELEERMHRRALDQGRTDDTIDVFRRRLDLYHRQTHEVVSVYAGRGILVSVNGSGDPGAITGLAIAAVEQFLKAPRSPS; from the coding sequence ATGACCAGGCTCCTCATCATCGGCCCACCAGGCTCCGGCAAAGGAACGCAGGCCGGCCAAATCGCGCGCCACTTCGGGGTGCCCGCCGTGTCCACCGGGGACATCTTCCGGAACAACGTCAGCCGGCAAACGGAGCTCGGGAACCAGGCCGCAAGGTACCTCGACGGCGGCCACTTCGTACCGGACCACCTCACCAACGCGCTGGTAAAGGACCGCCTCCTTGACAGCGATGCACTGCAGGGCTTCCTGCTGGACGGGTATCCGCGGACAGCGCAGCAATCAGCCGAACTCGACGCCATGCTTGCAGCCCAGGGGCATGCACTGGATGCCGTCATTGAACTGCAGGCGCCGGATGCTGAACTGGAGGAGCGGATGCACCGCCGCGCCCTGGACCAAGGGCGCACGGATGACACCATCGACGTCTTCCGGCGCCGGCTGGACCTCTACCACCGGCAAACGCATGAAGTAGTCTCGGTGTACGCGGGCCGGGGCATCCTGGTGTCCGTCAACGGCAGCGGCGACCCGGGAGCCATTACCGGCCTGGCGATCGCCGCCGTCGAACAATTCCTGAAAGCCCCGCGTTCCCCGTCCTGA
- a CDS encoding fatty acid desaturase family protein produces the protein MSVISPANTTAAAGANAGTSRTRPGKLAESGSPTVRPPAAAHLTDEQVAELGRELDAIRDEILGKRGAEDAAYIRRMIKIQRGLELSGRAALLVGKNKAAWVTGTTLLSLAKILENMELGHNILHGQWDWMRDPDIHSTTWEWDFVTPSRSWQHTHNDLHHRWTNVVGKDNDVGYNLLRMDEQQPWKPINLANPLFNAILAPVFEWGIAIYDLELTEYKEGTKSKEALLKDLKALGKKVVTQFTKDYAATPALAMMTGSAKQALFGTITANAVRNVWAHAVIFCGHFPEGTDTFTEEMVDGETRGDWYVRQMIGSANISGSKFMHLMTGNLSHQIEHHLFPDLPSNRYAEVAPRVREICQRYGLKYTTGPLLKQVGSSWAKVFKLALPGKTARA, from the coding sequence ATGTCTGTCATCTCACCCGCAAATACCACTGCCGCCGCAGGTGCCAACGCCGGCACCTCCAGGACGCGTCCCGGAAAGCTGGCCGAATCGGGAAGTCCCACCGTCCGGCCGCCGGCTGCCGCCCACCTCACCGACGAACAGGTGGCGGAGCTGGGCCGTGAGCTCGACGCCATCCGGGACGAGATCCTGGGCAAGCGCGGCGCGGAAGACGCCGCCTACATCCGCCGCATGATCAAGATCCAGCGCGGCCTGGAACTTTCCGGCCGTGCTGCCCTGCTGGTGGGAAAGAACAAAGCCGCCTGGGTCACGGGCACCACGCTGCTGAGCCTGGCCAAGATCCTGGAAAACATGGAACTGGGCCACAACATCCTGCACGGCCAGTGGGACTGGATGCGGGACCCGGACATCCACTCCACCACCTGGGAATGGGACTTCGTCACGCCGTCGCGGTCCTGGCAGCACACCCACAACGACCTGCACCACCGCTGGACCAACGTGGTGGGCAAGGACAACGACGTCGGATACAACCTCCTGCGCATGGACGAGCAGCAGCCGTGGAAGCCCATCAACCTGGCCAACCCGCTGTTCAACGCCATCCTGGCCCCGGTCTTCGAGTGGGGCATCGCAATCTATGACCTCGAGCTGACCGAGTACAAAGAAGGCACCAAATCCAAGGAGGCCCTCCTCAAGGACCTCAAGGCCCTGGGCAAGAAGGTTGTCACCCAGTTCACCAAGGACTACGCCGCCACGCCCGCGTTGGCCATGATGACCGGCTCGGCCAAGCAGGCCCTCTTCGGCACTATCACGGCGAACGCGGTGCGTAACGTCTGGGCACACGCGGTCATCTTCTGCGGCCACTTCCCGGAAGGAACGGACACCTTCACGGAGGAAATGGTGGACGGCGAAACCCGCGGCGACTGGTACGTGCGCCAGATGATCGGGTCCGCCAACATCTCAGGCTCCAAGTTCATGCACCTGATGACCGGCAACCTCTCCCACCAGATTGAGCACCACCTCTTCCCGGACCTGCCCTCCAACCGGTACGCAGAGGTGGCACCCAGGGTCCGCGAGATCTGCCAGCGCTACGGCCTGAAGTACACCACGGGGCCGCTGCTGAAGCAGGTAGGTTCCTCGTGGGCCAAGGTCTTCAAGCTGGCCCTGCCTGGTAAGACTGCCCGGGCCTAG
- a CDS encoding response regulator transcription factor — protein MEQQRVCLVVEDDDDIRGLISVILSRAGFDVLPVGTGAEAIAAAADPPIALVTLDLGLPDMDGHVVARAIRALSTAPLLFLTARSEQDDVLAGMASGAAGYLTKPFRPGELKELAGQLCPAAAVSREPHTPGKSHC, from the coding sequence ATGGAACAGCAGCGTGTTTGCCTTGTCGTGGAGGATGACGACGATATCCGGGGACTGATCAGTGTGATCCTGTCCCGCGCGGGCTTCGATGTCCTGCCCGTGGGAACGGGGGCAGAGGCCATTGCTGCCGCTGCTGATCCCCCCATCGCCCTGGTCACCCTGGACCTTGGCCTGCCGGACATGGACGGGCACGTGGTGGCCCGCGCCATCCGTGCGCTCAGCACCGCTCCCCTGCTGTTCCTGACCGCCCGGTCGGAGCAGGATGACGTGCTGGCAGGCATGGCGTCAGGGGCCGCAGGCTACCTCACCAAGCCTTTCCGCCCCGGGGAACTGAAGGAGCTCGCCGGGCAGCTGTGCCCTGCGGCGGCTGTTTCACGGGAGCCACATACACCGGGCAAATCCCACTGCTGA
- a CDS encoding S8 family serine peptidase, giving the protein MPLPWTSPGQSRQPSHHEDPKIRTPSFLLHALTALLSAVALSAASLPAAAAPPATPGGAGNATGRYIVQYARTADVAAEVTGLRAQGIAVGRTFEHAVRGAVVTANPAQAAALAKSGKVLSVEPDVPITVSATEQPAPWGLDRADQRALPLSGSYSWTTAGAGVTAYVVDTGILASHTDFGGRVAAGWTAVADGNGTTDCNGHGTHVAGTVAGAAYGVAKNATLVPVRVLDCSGSGYNSDVIAGLDWVAANHTAGTPAVANLSLGGAASTAVDTAIQAVLDDGVTTVVAAGNSAVDACTASPARVPGAVTVAASDSSDKQASFSNFGSCVDLYAPGVGITSDYYTSTTATASMSGTSMAAPHTAGAAAVLLSQNPALTPAEVAAALVSNATPGVITGATAGTPNRLLYSGADATVPAPAPAPAPTLASVAPGGRATAVAVGTNVSATFSTSVQGVSAGTFVLRNAAGSSITAAVSYNGTTRTATLDPAANLAADTTYAATLVGGTSAIRDAAGTPLTTTSWTFTTGPAPTVTSYSPGNNALLVRRSSNVSATFSEAVQGVGTTTLTLKNASTGAVVAASVYRNGTTNQWILDPQQALAAKTRYTVTLTGGATGIRDLAGNPLASRSGQFTTGSF; this is encoded by the coding sequence TTGCCGCTTCCCTGGACGAGTCCCGGTCAGAGCCGGCAGCCAAGCCACCACGAGGACCCCAAAATTCGTACCCCATCCTTCCTGCTGCATGCCCTCACGGCGCTGCTCTCCGCCGTCGCCCTTTCCGCCGCGTCCCTGCCCGCAGCCGCTGCCCCACCTGCCACTCCCGGCGGAGCCGGCAACGCCACCGGCCGCTACATCGTCCAGTACGCGCGGACTGCCGACGTCGCCGCCGAGGTGACCGGGCTGCGCGCCCAGGGCATCGCCGTCGGACGTACTTTCGAGCACGCAGTCCGCGGCGCCGTTGTCACCGCCAACCCTGCCCAGGCGGCCGCCCTTGCCAAATCCGGGAAGGTGTTGTCCGTCGAGCCCGACGTCCCCATCACGGTATCCGCCACCGAGCAGCCCGCCCCCTGGGGCCTGGACCGCGCCGACCAGCGGGCGCTTCCCCTCTCCGGTTCCTACTCATGGACCACCGCCGGCGCCGGCGTGACGGCCTACGTGGTGGACACCGGCATCCTTGCCTCGCACACCGACTTCGGCGGCAGGGTGGCTGCCGGCTGGACCGCCGTGGCGGACGGCAACGGCACCACTGACTGCAACGGCCATGGCACCCATGTGGCCGGAACGGTGGCGGGCGCCGCGTACGGCGTGGCCAAAAACGCCACCCTGGTGCCGGTCAGGGTGCTGGACTGCAGCGGGTCCGGCTACAACTCGGACGTCATAGCGGGCCTGGACTGGGTCGCTGCAAACCACACCGCCGGAACGCCGGCGGTAGCCAACCTCAGCCTGGGCGGAGCCGCCAGCACCGCAGTGGACACCGCCATCCAGGCGGTGCTGGACGACGGCGTCACCACCGTGGTTGCCGCCGGCAACTCCGCTGTCGACGCCTGCACCGCATCCCCCGCCCGCGTGCCCGGCGCGGTCACCGTGGCGGCCAGTGACTCCTCCGACAAGCAGGCGTCCTTCTCCAACTTTGGATCCTGCGTGGACCTGTATGCTCCCGGCGTCGGCATCACCTCCGACTACTACACCTCCACCACTGCCACGGCATCCATGTCCGGAACCTCGATGGCCGCCCCGCACACCGCCGGGGCCGCAGCCGTCCTGCTGTCCCAGAACCCGGCACTGACGCCGGCCGAGGTAGCCGCTGCCCTGGTGTCCAATGCCACGCCCGGAGTGATTACCGGGGCCACTGCCGGGACCCCGAACCGCCTGCTGTATTCGGGCGCAGATGCAACTGTTCCGGCGCCTGCGCCTGCTCCCGCTCCGACGCTCGCGTCCGTTGCGCCGGGCGGTAGGGCCACGGCGGTGGCGGTGGGCACTAACGTGTCGGCCACGTTCAGCACTTCCGTGCAGGGCGTGTCCGCGGGGACCTTCGTCCTGAGGAATGCTGCCGGCAGCAGCATCACCGCCGCCGTCAGCTACAACGGCACCACCAGGACTGCCACCCTTGACCCGGCCGCAAACCTGGCCGCCGACACCACCTACGCCGCAACCCTGGTGGGTGGAACGTCAGCCATCCGGGATGCGGCGGGCACGCCGTTGACCACCACGAGCTGGACGTTCACCACCGGTCCCGCGCCCACGGTCACCAGCTACAGCCCGGGCAACAATGCCCTCCTGGTCCGCAGGAGCAGCAACGTCAGCGCCACCTTCAGCGAAGCGGTCCAGGGTGTCGGCACCACCACACTCACCCTGAAAAACGCCTCCACAGGGGCAGTGGTGGCAGCGTCGGTCTACCGCAACGGCACCACCAACCAGTGGATCCTCGATCCCCAGCAAGCACTGGCCGCGAAAACCAGGTACACCGTGACGCTGACCGGCGGCGCCACCGGCATCCGGGATCTGGCCGGAAACCCGCTCGCCTCCCGAAGCGGGCAGTTCACCACCGGCTCGTTCTAG
- a CDS encoding NAD-dependent epimerase/dehydratase family protein, with protein MRIAVTGGNGKLGRHVVRRLTDDGHQVLTLDRVGARSPELLVVDLRNYGQVVDALLGVDDRHAGFDAVVHLGAIPAPGILPDAATFENNMLSTYNVFQAARRAGIKKVVYASSETVLGLPFDIDPPYIPVDEEYPPRPESTYSLVKRLEEQMAVEMTRWDPELSITGLRFSNVMDEADYAKFPSFDADATLRKWNLWGYIDGRDGAQAVARALENAKPGFEAFIIANADTVMSRSSASLAAEVFPGVKVTKDLGEHETMLSIDKARRLLNFEPEHSWRNHVAAVSNAG; from the coding sequence ATGAGAATTGCCGTTACAGGCGGAAATGGAAAACTGGGGCGGCACGTGGTGCGCCGGCTCACCGACGACGGCCACCAGGTCCTCACCCTGGACCGCGTAGGTGCCCGCAGCCCGGAGCTGCTGGTGGTGGACCTGCGAAACTACGGCCAGGTGGTGGACGCACTGCTGGGCGTTGATGACCGGCATGCCGGGTTCGACGCCGTGGTGCACCTTGGTGCCATTCCCGCCCCGGGCATCCTTCCGGACGCAGCAACATTCGAAAACAACATGCTGTCCACCTACAACGTGTTCCAGGCTGCGCGCCGCGCGGGCATCAAGAAGGTGGTGTACGCCTCCAGCGAGACAGTGCTGGGACTGCCGTTCGACATCGATCCGCCGTACATCCCGGTGGACGAGGAATACCCGCCGCGGCCGGAAAGCACCTACTCCCTGGTGAAGCGTCTGGAAGAGCAGATGGCGGTGGAAATGACCAGGTGGGACCCTGAGCTGAGCATTACGGGGCTGCGGTTCTCCAACGTCATGGACGAGGCCGACTACGCTAAGTTCCCCTCCTTCGACGCGGACGCCACACTGCGGAAGTGGAACCTGTGGGGGTACATCGACGGCAGGGACGGTGCCCAGGCCGTGGCACGGGCGCTGGAAAACGCCAAGCCGGGGTTCGAAGCCTTCATCATCGCCAACGCCGATACCGTCATGAGCCGGTCAAGCGCCAGCCTGGCGGCCGAGGTCTTTCCCGGTGTCAAAGTCACCAAGGACCTGGGCGAGCACGAGACCATGCTGTCCATCGACAAAGCCCGCCGCCTGCTGAATTTCGAGCCCGAGCACAGCTGGCGGAACCACGTGGCCGCGGTCTCCAACGCCGGATAA
- a CDS encoding J domain-containing protein: MTDNPDYYTILGVGRDATRQQISHAYRALMRSHHPDMDGGHAPGGAQWKGGKPANTTDSAPGDELLRIMQAFNVLRDPERRAAYDRSLPAAAATSIPVRKVRGTAGPSGPAIRITPVRWESGPWS; the protein is encoded by the coding sequence ATGACTGACAATCCCGACTACTACACCATCCTGGGGGTGGGGCGGGACGCCACCCGGCAGCAGATTTCCCACGCGTACCGGGCACTGATGCGCAGCCATCATCCGGACATGGACGGCGGCCACGCGCCCGGGGGCGCGCAATGGAAGGGGGGAAAGCCGGCGAACACCACGGATTCCGCACCGGGGGACGAGCTCCTGCGGATCATGCAGGCGTTCAACGTGCTCCGGGACCCGGAACGGCGTGCCGCGTACGACAGGAGCCTGCCTGCAGCGGCGGCCACCAGCATTCCCGTACGGAAAGTCCGCGGCACCGCCGGACCATCCGGGCCCGCCATCCGCATCACTCCGGTGCGGTGGGAAAGCGGGCCCTGGTCCTGA
- a CDS encoding cation diffusion facilitator family transporter has translation MEASSEGIRALKISMFLLLATTVLQFVVVLFSSSVALLADTIHNFSDALTAVPLWVAFILGRRAATRRYTYGYGRAEDLAGLFIVAVVALSAVVAGWQSVDRLINLQPLQNLGWVMAAGLIGFAGNEAVAIYRIRVGRRIGSAALVADGVHARTDGFTSLAVVIGAVGVMLGFPLADPIVGLVISAAIMVLLWGTVRSIGRRLMDGIEPELVSRAQSALEGTPGVLGVQHLQLRWSGHRLQGSARIELADTELSQAEEVLDRADHRLRQALPKLDHMLLAPGTRR, from the coding sequence ATGGAGGCCAGCAGCGAGGGCATCCGGGCGCTGAAGATCAGCATGTTCCTCCTGCTGGCCACCACCGTGCTGCAGTTCGTAGTGGTCCTGTTCAGCAGTTCAGTGGCCCTGCTGGCGGACACCATCCACAACTTCTCCGACGCCCTGACAGCTGTGCCCCTGTGGGTTGCCTTCATCCTGGGCCGACGGGCAGCCACCCGCCGGTACACGTACGGTTACGGCAGGGCGGAGGATCTGGCCGGCCTGTTCATCGTGGCAGTGGTGGCCCTCTCCGCCGTCGTTGCCGGCTGGCAGTCCGTGGACCGGTTGATCAATCTCCAGCCGCTGCAGAACCTGGGCTGGGTCATGGCCGCAGGACTGATCGGCTTCGCCGGAAATGAGGCGGTGGCCATCTACCGCATCCGGGTGGGCCGCAGGATCGGTTCCGCGGCGCTGGTTGCCGACGGCGTGCATGCCCGGACGGACGGCTTCACGTCACTGGCGGTGGTGATCGGCGCCGTCGGCGTCATGCTCGGTTTTCCGCTGGCGGACCCGATCGTGGGGCTGGTCATCTCCGCAGCCATCATGGTGCTGCTGTGGGGCACTGTCCGGAGTATCGGACGGCGGCTTATGGATGGCATCGAACCGGAGCTGGTGTCGCGTGCCCAGTCCGCGCTGGAGGGGACGCCGGGCGTCCTCGGCGTCCAGCACCTGCAGCTGCGGTGGTCGGGCCACCGGCTGCAGGGCTCGGCACGCATAGAACTGGCAGACACAGAGTTGTCGCAGGCTGAGGAGGTCCTTGACCGCGCCGACCACCGGCTTCGGCAGGCACTGCCCAAGCTGGACCATATGCTCCTGGCTCCCGGCACCCGGCGGTAG